The genomic stretch ATCTATATCTAGCAACTTTGTAACTTCAATGCTGAGATTGCCCAATAACGATTTTTGGATAGGAACGGAAGGTGGCGGAATATGTAAAGTATTAAACTCCGATACCTCACCAAGTTTTATTTCATTTACAGAAAAGAATGGATTATCTAATAATGTAGTAAAAAGCATTTTATATGATACGAATTACAATTTATGGATATCAACAAATATTGGCTTAAATTTATTTAATACACAAAAACGAGAGTTCAGAAAATTTAATAATTCTGACGGATTAGCTTTTGAAGATTTTTGGTATGCTTCAACCCGTTTAAAAAATGAAACGTTAATTCTATCTGGTCTTGATGGGTTTATTCATTTTAATTCGAATGAAGTGCCAAATGTTGAAGAACTTCCGAGAATACAATTTGAAAACTTTAAAATTTTCAACAAAAAGATAAGCCCAGGTGATACAATTAATAACAGAGTATTACTCAATAAAACAATCACAGAAGCTGATAAAATAGTATTGAAGCATACTGAAAATGTATTTTCCGTAGATTTTGTAAGTCTTCATTATCTCAATCCAAAAAACCATAATTTAAAATACAGATTGCTTCCATTTAATGAGCAATGGATTGAAGTTCCTTCTGATCAAAAAACGATTTCTTACAACGGTTTGCAACCTGGTTCATATCAGTTGAGTGTCATGGCTTCAAATTCGCTAAATGATTGGACCGAACCCAAAACCTTAACTATAATTATTGAACCTTCTTTGTGGAATACCAATGTGGCTTACATATTATATGTGTTATTTGGGATCCTTATTATTTATACTGTTGTTAGAGTTATTTTTAAAATACAAAGTTTGAATCATAAAGTTGAAATCGAACAATTTGAAAAAGACAAAGTAGAAGAAGTTAATGAAGCAAAACTACGGTTTTTTGCAAATATTTCGCATGAGATTAAAACACCGTTGACCCTAATTTCAAGACCGTTAGATGTATTAAAAAAGTCCTTTCGAAATAATCCAGAAGCTAACGATAAGTTGGATTTAATCAAAAGACAATCTAAAAAAATTCAGCAGTTAATAGAGCAAGTTCAAGATTTCAGAAGAGCAGATGTTAACATGCTAAAAATGCACTATTCAAGATTTAATTTTGGCGTTTTTATGCAAGATTTGATTATAGATTTCAAGTTTTTAGCAGATAACGATGATAAAAAGCTAGAATTAATCGGAGACGAATCGCTCACAATAGTTTCTGCTGACAAAGATAAGTTAGAAAAGATTTTCAATAATTTACTCAACAACGCATTTAAGTATACAAGCTCAGGTGATGCAATAACGATTTCGTATACAAAAGAAAATGACAAAGATTTAATTGTCAAAGTTACGGATACGGGAAAAGGAATAGATAGTGTGGATCTTACGCATATATTTGAGCGCTTCTATCAATCAGAGAAAAAAGACAATACGCACATTAGCGGATCAGGAATTGGTTTGGCATTTTCTAAGAGATTGGTAGAAATGCATTATGGTTTTATTAGTGCAGAAAGCATACTAAATGAAGGAACAACAATTACCACGCAATTACCCATTGTAAAAAAGCATTTACCTACAGATGTGCTTGATGAAATTGATTTGCCTAAAGAAAAAGAAGTTTCCGTAACCACTAAAATTATTCAAGAAAATACGGAGTCGGATATTATTTCTTCTGGCGATTTTAAAGAATCTGTAATTTTTTATGCGGAAGATAATTTAGAAATGAGAAACTTTGTTTCCAACTTATTAGCTAAATATTTTATAGTGAAGTCTTTTAGAAATGGGAAAGAATGTTTTGATGCCATGGAAGATGAATGGCCCGATATTGTAATTAGCGATGTGCAAATGCCCGAAATGAATGGCTTAGATTTATGCTTAAGAATAAAATCAGATTTAAAAACAAGTCACATTCCAGTTATCTTATTAACGGCACTTACAAATATTGAAGATCACTTGCAAGGTATTAGAGATGGAGCAGATGCTTACATTAAAAAACCTTTTCATGTGCAACATTTAATTACAAATGTAGAAGCGTTATTAACGATTAGAAAGCAGCTTCGAGAGCGTTATCAGGTTGGTATTCCATTGACTAAAGAAAATAACAAGAACAATAGAAACGATAATGCATTTCTGGAAAAACTATACAGTCTAATTGAAGAAAACCTAGACAATCAAGAGTTTGATTTGAATAATCTTGCTAGAGAATTATATCTAAATCGAACACATTTTTATCAAAAAGTAAAAGTACTTACCAATCAAACACCTTTTGAGTTATTAAAAATGTACAGACTTAAAAAGGCAGCAGAATTTTTAGCTCAAAAAGGGTTATCTGTTAACGAGGCGTTTATGATGACAGGTTTTAAAAGCCGAACACATTTCACGAAAGTGTTTAAAGAAAAGTACGAAGTCTCTCCGGGCAAATATGCAGCTACAATCCGAAAACAGCAATCTAATTCGTAGTATGCTATCAATTTGCTAATTCCAAATAATCGCTAAACTTGAGTTCGATATAAAAATCCAGAATGGTTTTTTTATCTTTTCCGCAGTATAGCTGAGGTTTTTCGTTAAGAATTTTTGAATCCACAACATTTTGAAATCTAAGTTTTGCATCAAAAATATTATATCTTTTAGGGAATACTTAGAAAACAACGCTGAACTATTAGTAGCTTGTTGAATGTAATGTATTCATTCAAAACTTCCTGTTATCCGTCTTTTTTGGAGTACTAACAGGGAGTTTCTTTTTAATTATATGTCATAAAAAATTAGTCATATACATAAAGACTACGCTACATCAATTGAAAATTTAAGTTATACACGATTATTGAGTTCAAAAAAGCAAATTAATACCAGTAGGAAAACTTACTAATTAGAAAATAAGCCTATTAATTAAATATAAATATTAAAAATCTTACTTTTTAGTATGACTTTACATGGAATTATTTTAATTTTAGTCTCTTAACTAAATTATTATATGCAAATTAGGGTTTAGTTATAATAGAAATAACAGGAATTCCTGTTATGCTTATGTTAGGTGCAAGCCAAAAAAACCAACCAGCTAAAATTTATGATTAGGATAATTGAAATTGAAAATATAAAAGGTATTGACCAAAAAACTCTTGACCTCGGAATTTATCCTAACAAACCAAGCTTATTAGTTGCACCAAATGGATTTGGAAAAAGTTCATTGGCTACTGCATTCAATTCTATGAATAATAATCGAATTCTTCTTGCCGAAGATGATTTGCACGCTGAAAACATAAGTAATCTGCCCAGAATAGCGATTGAATATGTCAAAGAAGACAATTCCGTTCTTAATTTAGAAGCAACCAATAACTCAAATACAATAAGCTCTCATTTTGATTATTTTGTAATAAATAATTTAACTAAACCAAAAGGAATTGGCTCTCGGTTTGGAAATGCAACCGCTAGACTAGAAATAAAAGATGTGGTTTTAGTAGATAGAATTCCAACAAATACATCATTCGGATATTCTTTTACAAATAGCAAAACTGCTTTTGGGAATTGCGGTAAAGTTTTGCCAAATGCAAATTCTGTTTTAAACAATCTAGTTTTAGTAGAAAAATTATCTGAAAGTTACCAAGCATTAGAGCGTGCGAATGGATTATTGATTCAAAGAAGATTAAATGAAATAATAGCTCGTATAAATGCTCAAGATCAAACAGCAACAGCCAATGTTTTAAATAATTGGGTTTCTCTAAACTGTTTAAATGACCTAAAACAAATTAATTATCTTAACACAATTGGAGATTTAATTAATGAATTTGATATAGGCTATAATTGCGAAACAAAAAGTTATTTAGCTGCCATTCAACTTGTGACACTTTACAATAGTAATTCAAACAATTTCAAAGCTGCTTGTGTTTTTAGTAATTACCGATTGGACAAGCAACGTTTTGATGAAACTCTTACTACTTTCAACTGTACTTGGAGAAATATTAGCACAAGTCAAACTGGAGGGAAATTAGTAGTAAAATTTCCCCAAGCGATTCATATCTCAAATGGTCAGAGAGATATATTGACCTTTATATCAATGTTGTTCAGAGCAAAAAGGCACTTGAAAAAAGGAGCTAATATTTTAATAATTGATGAAGTATTTGATTATTTAGATGATGCAAACCTTACAGCGGCACAATATTATATTACTCAATTCATAAAAGAATACAAACTTGCGAACAAGAGAATTTATCCCTTAATTTTAACACATTTAAACCCTAATTACTTTAAGAACTTCACATTTAGCAATCAAAAAGTTTATTATTTAAACAAATCAAATATTCAAGTTGTTCAAGGAATAATTAATCTTTTAAGAAACAGAGACGACCTAACGATTAAAGCAGAAGTATCAAAATATCTTCTTCACTATGACCCAGGAACGATAAACAAAAGGAATGAATTCAGAGCACTTTCCATACCAGAATTATGGGGCGAAAATGACAATTTTGAAACCCACGTAAACAACGAAGTTCAAAACTATTTAACGGACATTCCTTACGACCCTTTTGCTGTATGCGGAGCTTTGCGTCTGAAAATTGAACGAATCGCATATGATAAACTTCAAAGTCCAGAGGCTAGAACTGCATTTATTGGAACCCACAAAACTAGAAGTAAACTAGAAAAAGCAGAAGAAATGGGAATTGTGTCGCCAGAATCTCATTATCTTTTAGGAATAATATATAATGAAGGAATGCATTGGAAATTGAATCAAGATAATGTTTCACCTATCGCTTCTAAATTAGAGAATTTAACCATTAAAAAACTCATAGCGGATGTCTTTGCTTGAAAGAAACTTATGGAAAAGGCCAGCACCTAACACCGTATAAAATTAATTGCTGGTTTTAGCCAATTTACGAAAATCCTCGCGGACTTTCTTGTTTCGTATTTGCTAAATTAATTGCTTAAACAACGCAACTAATCTTATACAAACACCTTAGCCACAAGCTTCGGAACACGTGCTTAAATTAAAATATTTGCACGTATTAAAAAGTTATTTCGTAACTTTGTAAATATAATCTCAATATTATGAACACAAAGTTGACATTAACAATAGAAAGAGAAATAATTGAAAGAGCGAAAATCTACGCAAAAGAAAAAAATCGCAGTTTATCAGATATTATCGAAAACTATTTGAAAATACTTACCAAAGAAGAACAGAGTAACGAAAGAAAAAAACTGAATCCAGCCGTTGAATCATTAAAAGGTTCTTTTAAAATGCCTAAGGATATGGATTATAAAAAAGAGCTTAAAGATCGATTAGAAAAAAAATATTTATAAATGGATAAAGTTTTAATCGATACAGATGTACTGCTTGATTTCTTTTTTGACAGAAAACCATTCGCAGAATATTCAACGGAAATTCTGAATCTTTGTGCAGAAAAAGAAATCAAAGGATATACAACTCCTGTGATAATTTCTAATGTTTATTATTTACTTAGAAAAACAGCAAAGCACAATATTATAGTTGAGAAGATGAAACAACTCCTAAATATAATTGATATTGTTAAAATGGATAAAAATGTTGTCCTAAATGCTTTGAACTCTGAATTTAAAGATTTTGAAGATGCATTACAAAATTTTTCAGCAATAGAAAATGGACAAATAAAAATTATTCTAACAAGAAACCTAAAGGATTTTAAAAAGAGTGAGTTAGCAATTTTGACACCAGAAACATATTTGAAAGGAAAAGCCAGTGGTTAACTTAAGATGTGTATGTTTAATTGCTAGGTTCTAGCATACTTGGAAAATTCTTTCGGAATTTCCTCTGGTTCGTTTTCTTTTACTAACTTAATTCTAGCCAACGCTACAAACCATTCACCAACCGTTAAACTATTTTAAAACTGCATATTAACAAGTCATTTCTTTTCAATCCTTGGAAATCGAAGATTGGCTTCGCCGAATTCACATTTGGCAAGCAAATGATTCATTTCAAGAGTTCCAAAATATAAAATAGAAACCACACGAACTAAAAGCGCACTTTCTTTTGTTTCTGCTTGTCACATTGAGCGCAGCCGAAATGTTGCGCGAACAAAGACATCGAAGATTCACGAATTCCTATTTAATAAAATAGAAATGACATGAGCTAAAATGAAAATAAAAACTTGAAATTCAAATACTTAGTGCTTCTCTTAAAAACATGTTCAAAATTTCACTCAAGTAAACTTATGCCGAACTCACTTTCTAAATAAGAATAAGGTAAAATAGTGTCATTATGAGTTAATAAGATGCTCATACAAGCTTTGGTTCTTTCCTATATTTACAATCTTCAATAAGGTATACTGTGTTCGATGATTAATTAACTATTTACGTGTAAATACATCCAAATTACTGTCAAATACATAAAGGTATAAGAGAAGAAATAATTTAGTAAAAAATTAATTTTAAAACAATAAGTTATGAAAACAAAATTACTTAGAAAAATATTAACGGCTTTAACTGTTATATTTGGTCTTTCAATGATGCAGGCTCAAGTATTTGATTTTGAAGTAGATAAAGGTGGCTGGGATGCGGAATTTAAAATGATTTCAGCTGATTTGGATGCGACTACTGGTCGTAATACCTTAAAATGTGTTAGAGAAAACAATAATGCTACCTTAGCTTTAGCTCCTGGTACAGCAACTATTGATCCTACTACAAAGAATTATTTAAAATTAGTAATAAAAAATGAAAGTAATGCTACAATATTAAGAGTAAAAGCAATTACTACAGATGGTAGTGATAATACCATGCAATTTTCGATCTCTAATAATGATACAGAATTTAAAACCTATGCGTTTGATTTAGATTCATATGCAACATGGGCGAATGC from Kordia antarctica encodes the following:
- a CDS encoding hybrid sensor histidine kinase/response regulator transcription factor, which codes for MAHKKFIAFILVICFSSCLFAQELALSYTQKLTITEGLAHNGVTSILEDSKGFFWFGTYEGINKYDGYELKTYKNTIDNNLLTSNRVRSISEDKKGNLWIGTDQGLTIYNYSKEQFDKFSTPKLSELGFNNSILRDIVRSEENEFMLCVTEQNGLFVFNENDYSFLGQYKPTNNEEKKVRFLKALQIDKFNYLISTSIGLFNFNLDAKNFTKVLSDTINHSKSVTKISDISFLVILQDGIAIISKDTTSKPVSFQLKRIDLEQYQFNTSLIDANENLWLGTLNDGIVYINNASSFIIDKDYKSKTFTDDLPILRSSFLASSSNTNCWFGTFNEGLYRFDINKNPFHTATIKSNGKNSLGSTNVTHIAAIDDERAYLTSSLGGLTILNTQNKKFEEIPFQLSQKELASISAVFVDSKKNTWLRFRGENGLRRFVSGSNKLKKVENVILPNAEDLVLRSFSEDTAGNIWIASNTDVYKIIVDTNNTVKGLEKLSDNLFFKDKKPLVTRRVFIDSTHNFVWIGTQSKGLIRIKNSDKTSLLNSEIEQYIHDDANSKSISSNFVTSMLRLPNNDFWIGTEGGGICKVLNSDTSPSFISFTEKNGLSNNVVKSILYDTNYNLWISTNIGLNLFNTQKREFRKFNNSDGLAFEDFWYASTRLKNETLILSGLDGFIHFNSNEVPNVEELPRIQFENFKIFNKKISPGDTINNRVLLNKTITEADKIVLKHTENVFSVDFVSLHYLNPKNHNLKYRLLPFNEQWIEVPSDQKTISYNGLQPGSYQLSVMASNSLNDWTEPKTLTIIIEPSLWNTNVAYILYVLFGILIIYTVVRVIFKIQSLNHKVEIEQFEKDKVEEVNEAKLRFFANISHEIKTPLTLISRPLDVLKKSFRNNPEANDKLDLIKRQSKKIQQLIEQVQDFRRADVNMLKMHYSRFNFGVFMQDLIIDFKFLADNDDKKLELIGDESLTIVSADKDKLEKIFNNLLNNAFKYTSSGDAITISYTKENDKDLIVKVTDTGKGIDSVDLTHIFERFYQSEKKDNTHISGSGIGLAFSKRLVEMHYGFISAESILNEGTTITTQLPIVKKHLPTDVLDEIDLPKEKEVSVTTKIIQENTESDIISSGDFKESVIFYAEDNLEMRNFVSNLLAKYFIVKSFRNGKECFDAMEDEWPDIVISDVQMPEMNGLDLCLRIKSDLKTSHIPVILLTALTNIEDHLQGIRDGADAYIKKPFHVQHLITNVEALLTIRKQLRERYQVGIPLTKENNKNNRNDNAFLEKLYSLIEENLDNQEFDLNNLARELYLNRTHFYQKVKVLTNQTPFELLKMYRLKKAAEFLAQKGLSVNEAFMMTGFKSRTHFTKVFKEKYEVSPGKYAATIRKQQSNS
- a CDS encoding DUF6364 family protein; its protein translation is MNTKLTLTIEREIIERAKIYAKEKNRSLSDIIENYLKILTKEEQSNERKKLNPAVESLKGSFKMPKDMDYKKELKDRLEKKYL
- a CDS encoding type II toxin-antitoxin system VapC family toxin, whose amino-acid sequence is MDKVLIDTDVLLDFFFDRKPFAEYSTEILNLCAEKEIKGYTTPVIISNVYYLLRKTAKHNIIVEKMKQLLNIIDIVKMDKNVVLNALNSEFKDFEDALQNFSAIENGQIKIILTRNLKDFKKSELAILTPETYLKGKASG